CTATTATATGTTTAAAAATAAAAATATTTATCGAATAATAAACCAACTACCAAAAGTTTTATTTTTCGAAACTTTTAGTGATTGATTCATTAAAAGATAAATATTAAGATTTCTAAAATGATTGAATTAGAGTGAAAATTAAAGAAAAATGACTCGTTTTAAAAAGAAAATTAAGGTAAGAAATACTTTGTTGTATTTGTTATTTTTATGTACTCATTCTACAGAAAGTCAGATGAAATAATAAACTCCTAAGACATTTGCCTTAATAAGAGAAATAAGGCCAGAAGGAATCTAGTTTAGTTAAAACGGTGAATTTTTAAATCTACTCACTCTATAAAGAGTGAGACGAATTTCTTCACCGTTATCTTCAATACTTGATAAAAATTTCAATCCACTCACTCTATGAAGAGTGAGACCGTGAAAATAATAAAAATAAATTACATTTAGAAATATTTTCACATAATTATTTTCTTTTAAATTAAATTTTAATTAAAATTTTAAAAAAATGACTATTTTTTATAACATTTTTTGGTGCGGATCTCCTAGAGATTTTATGTTCACTTGGTATTCGCACTTTAAAAAATCAAGGGTTCTTCAATATTGAATGTCGCTTTCGCACCAATATGTTCAATTTTTGTTTTATAATTATTGCCTAAACGGTAAATTCTTAAACTATCTACCTGTTCATCAATTAAATCAATCAATTCTTTTCTTAATTTTGTTAACTGGGTGTTATCAACAACACATTCAAAAACAGAATTTTGAACACGTATGCCATGATCTTGACATTTCTTTGCTACTTTTCTTAATCTTTGTTGTCCATTTCTTGTCGTTGTTGAAACATCATAAGTAATTAATACTAACATTTTTATTCCTACTTCCATAAAAAAGGTGGATATCCATCCAAATCACCTCGAAGAAATCGACTTAATAAAAGAGCTTGTGCATAGGGCACAATTCCCCAAGTGATTTTTTCACCTAAGAATGGATGCTGGATGGTTTCATTTTTTTTCTTCTGCCAAGCTAAAAAGAAACGTTTTCTCGCTTCATCGGTTAATAGTACTGTACCATTTTCTTTTTTATAAAATCTTTCTTTGTCATCATTTTTTTGTTAATTAATGTTAAAATAAATCGATCTGCAAAAATTCCTCGTAATTCTTCCATTAAATCTTGTGCTAAAGAAGTTCGCCCCGGTCTATCTTGATGCATAAATCCTACATAAGGATCTAGTCCAACCATTTCTAAAGCTGAAGTACACTCTTGTGATAATAATGTGTAAGTGAAAGAAAGTAATGCATTTACATTATCTAAAGGAGGACGACGATTTCTGCTATAAAATCGAAAATCTTCTTTTTGTTGTAAAATCATTTGATCAAATAAACTGAAATAACGACTAGCTGCTTGACCTTCTATTCCTCTTAATGTATCTAAATTTTGAACAAATGAAATATCTTCAATAAAGCTTTTTAATTCTTGAGAAATTTGTTTAAAATAAGTAACATTTATTTTTAGTGTGTGTTCACGGATCATACGTTCCAACATCCATCGTTGATTATATAATTTCCCAATAATAAAGTTGCGAGCAATTGTTAAACTTCCCATCTCATCTTCTGAAACTTGATACTGCTTCTTTCTTAAATAGACATTTCCACTAGTTTTACCCACTACCCGACATCCAAATTTTCCAGAAGATGTCAGAAAGGTAATTGTAATATTCTGATCAGCACACATACGCATTAAGGCTGGACTAATACCAGGATATCCTGTAGTAATGATCGCTTCAATATTATGAAGTGGCATTCGATGTTTTTGATCATCTTCCATTTTGATTAGTAAATTTTGACCATCTAAAGCTAGATAGCTTTTTGGTGTAGTAATAAAGATGGTATTTAATAGTTTCCTCATTCAACCAGTCTCCGTTCTAGATAGTTTTTAACGGTTTGACTAGTCATTAATTTAGGTAAACAAATGGCTTGTAGGGAACATTTTTTACAAAAATTTCCAGTTTTTACTTTTGGTGTATGTTTTTTTTGCCAGTAAATTTGCATTTCTTTGATTATTTTTTCTAATGCTTCTCTTAATGTACTATCAATGGTCACTTCTTCTCTATGTCGAATTTGATGATAGTACAGATAACCTTTAGATACCGAGCAATGAAGCATTTCTTCTAAACAAACTGCTTGAGCAGTTAATTGCAGTCGATCACTTAAGTCTTTTTTTGGTTTTCCATGCTTATATTCAATAGGAAAAGGTAAAAAGTCACCTTCTTCTCCATATAAGGGAGCGCTAATTGGACTCTTGATAAATTCAACTACATCACAGATACCAGTGATTCCTAAGATTTTTGAATGAATAGGTAGAGCACGCACAATCAACTTATCTTTTCTTTTTTCTCTAATTATTGGTTGATCTGCTTTTTCATGCAAATATTTCCCTCTAAAGTTAGGCTGTTTTCTTGCCATTGTTGTTCAACATGAATCAATGCCCATTGTCTTTTACAAAATAAGAAATGTTGAATGCCAGAAATCATTAGATAATCTTGTTCTTCAAACATTTTAATAACCTGCTAACTCTATCAATTGAATCCCTTCTAATTGTTCAACTTCAAAATGATAATCTTCAATAGATTTCGGGCGATCGATACCTTTATTTTTCTCAATTTTAACGGATCGATGAACCTTTGCTGAAGAATATTTTCCTAATTTGTTCGGATGTTTCCACCAATATATTTTTTCAACTACCATACTACCATCTGGTCTGGCAGCCGAAGCATCATTTTCAAAAAGTGTGATCAATGCTTGTTTTATTTTCTCAGCATCTTCTTCACTAAATTTTGTTTTTTCAGCCAATTGAACATTGATACTGCCATTAAAAACATAGACACCAAAATCGACAAAATGTTTCATTCCCATCGTATCTGAGCTTTTTCCACCATTACCATTTACAGAATTAACACTTTTTGTAATTTGCAGGCTATTAATATCGATTGGATCTAAGCTAATCCCCATTTGAATCGATACAGGACCTCTGACGCCTACTGAAAGTTCTAATCCTTTAAATGCAAATACCTGACCAAAGCTACGTGTATCAAGCCAAGTTTCACAAGCAACTTCACTAAAACGATCTACATCCGCTTTTTTCTTATCTGCTGCAATTTTTTTTAATTCTTCGACAGATTCTACTCGATCTTTTAAACTGGTGATGCCATCATCTGTTCTATCATCCGACTGAACAAAAATTTTTTCCTGCATATCTTGCAATCGATTGCGAATTTTACGTTTAATTGCCACATCAGAAATTTCACCAAAGCCATCAAAATTTTGACGTGGACGATTGCCATTCAAGGGATCCCCATTTGGATTTGCATTTGCTACTGAAACAACCACTTTAAAATCAATTTTATTTTGTAATACACCCATTATTTATTTCTCCTCTTTATCTTTATTTTTATCTTTATTGTTTAATTCAATCCGTTGACTACTATATCCTAATAGATACTTCCCTGTTAATGCCCGATCTGTATAATCATCGATATCAAATTGGGTCATAATTTGGTTAATTAGATTTTGATAATAATTACCCTTATCCTCCAATTTTTCATAGTAGGGAATTAAATTTTCTTGCAATATTTTCCAAGTGGTTACTGGATGATTGCTGAAAGCATTCATATATCGTAGTGCGTTTGTTGTTCGTTCTTTTTTATCTTTATTTTTTTCTTTGTCATTGTCTTGTTTCTTTTTATCCTTCTCTCCATACTGAATAAATAAGGCTAAATCTTCTGCTTTATCCGCAACTGCTAATAAACGTCCAAATAAATAACTACGATCTTTTTCTTCTTTGTTCAAAGCCACTGTATATTCCTCCTCTAAATCATAAAAATAATGTTTAATGACACTACAAGCAATTTCGACTGTTTTTCTCCATTCCCATAATTCCATGGATAAGGGATTAGAAGCATTTTTCAACAAACCTTGCATAATATTAAATGGCATTTTACGATTATCAACGACACAGGAAAATAATTGGGTCATTGTATTTTTTATTAACGTTTCACTTGCTCTTTTTCCATGGACAGCTTCTGCAATAGTTCTTAATGAAGGTGCACCGTAAAAAGCATTTTGCCAACCAGCAGCATGCCACCAACCCGTTTGATTATGCCAATTTTTCAAGCGTTCAAGATAGCTTTCTTGTTCCATTGATCGGTAATACAAAATACCCATTCTACCAGGTGTTGCAGAATCAAGAATCATAATGTGAATATTTTGATCATGTCTTAAGTCTTGTTGATAGCCTTGCAATGCCTTTATAAAGCTTTTTGAAAAATCCTGACTTGTTTTATCAATGGTTGTTATTGAGTCTGTTTCCTTATCTTCAGCAAAAATAGCATCACTTGATTCATCAACAGCAGGTAGATTATCTACCGATTTTTCTCCCCAAGTCAAAAAGACCCGCCCATCAATGATTTTTCCTTGCTTACTAATTAACCATTTTAAAGCATTGTGTCCCTTTTGCGAAGTTTCGTAACCAATAGTAGCTACTTGGTTCTTTTCGGAAAAACGACCTCGAAAAGTAAAATTTGTTGTATCATTTCCAGAAATCAATTTCGCCATATCACCACCATAACGGATCTTTGAAGGATGATTTTCAGTTAAAGGCACCTGCTTACCTGTTATATAATCTAATCCACCCCAAGATAGTTGTGTTGTATAATAATCAATAAAAGCATCGCTAATTGCTAAATCTTTCCAAACAGGAATAGCATCTAGATTCAAATCATAAATATCAAAACGAACAAAACTTGAAAATTGATCACTAGCCAAGACGGAAAAGATTTCTGGTTTTTCTCCAAATTCTTTTTTCCATTTTGCAACTAACTTCCCTTCTCGTTCTATGAGAATGGGTTGATGACTTTCTTCATCTTGATAATTGATTAAATCAGTAATGAGTGTGCCTTTTTTTAGATAGGTTAAAATAGCTTGTACTTTTGGATGAGAAAAGTCAGAAGCACACCATCGTTCAAGATTAGCAATATACTTTTGAAAACTTTCTCCCTTTTTAGCATCCCCACCATATTGGATATAATCACCAGCTACATATTGTAGGTTATCATGTAACCCATGTGGCATAGGTTTACTTGTTCTTCCTGCTGATTCAATCGTGACAGGGATCATGGTTGCTGCTTCTTCCTTAGGAATTACTTTTGCTTTATAGAATTCACCAGTTGGCTTTATAATTACCTCAATCTGCGCATTTTGATAGGCATGGGAAATCGGTAATAGAATAACTTCTTTGCCCCAAATATTCCTAATTGGTTTCCCAACTTGGTCTAAGTTATTCTCATAAGTCTGATAAAGATCTGCTAACCAACTCATATTATTCTTCCTCCAATGATCGTGCTAGAAGCTCTGCTGATTCGATAGTATCTATTGAGAATGGCTTCATGTTCATTGATTTTAATGAACGACAGAGTGAACACGCTTCAGGACGAGGAAATTTGATAATTCCCCTTACCATTTTTGGTTGCCATAATCGAACAAGTAATTCTTCTTTGCCTGTTTCATCAGGATAAGATAGTCCATGCACCATGGTATTAAAATTCATCTCTTCTTCATACTCATCATAACTTCCTTTTTCTCTGCCAAATTCAATCGGTTCAATATAACCTTGGCATTCTCTTGTACCTAGAAAAATATCTCGACGTCCACCCGCTTTAATGGAACGTTTTAAAATTTGATAGTGTTTATCTTCATTCCAATCTAGTTTTAAATCTGGACGATTTTTATTGAATTCAAAATGAACTTTTACTTCATATTTTGGTTTTTTTAAATAGGTATAATATGCTAGATCGCTTGCATTACTCTCATTATATTTCATCAGACGAATGCCTTTGGTTTCCATTTGAATCGGATTCATAATCCTGACTTCATCGATGTAGTAAATAATAGTTGGCTTCCAATAAATCGATTCTGTAATCCCTTTAAGTGCCTGATAAGTCGGAATTGGATAGGTCCATTTTTCACCGCCCATTTTTGTTAAGGG
The genomic region above belongs to Melissococcus plutonius ATCC 35311 and contains:
- the cas7c gene encoding type I-C CRISPR-associated protein Cas7/Csd2 gives rise to the protein MGVLQNKIDFKVVVSVANANPNGDPLNGNRPRQNFDGFGEISDVAIKRKIRNRLQDMQEKIFVQSDDRTDDGITSLKDRVESVEELKKIAADKKKADVDRFSEVACETWLDTRSFGQVFAFKGLELSVGVRGPVSIQMGISLDPIDINSLQITKSVNSVNGNGGKSSDTMGMKHFVDFGVYVFNGSINVQLAEKTKFSEEDAEKIKQALITLFENDASAARPDGSMVVEKIYWWKHPNKLGKYSSAKVHRSVKIEKNKGIDRPKSIEDYHFEVEQLEGIQLIELAGY
- the cas8c gene encoding type I-C CRISPR-associated protein Cas8c/Csd1 gives rise to the protein MSWLADLYQTYENNLDQVGKPIRNIWGKEVILLPISHAYQNAQIEVIIKPTGEFYKAKVIPKEEAATMIPVTIESAGRTSKPMPHGLHDNLQYVAGDYIQYGGDAKKGESFQKYIANLERWCASDFSHPKVQAILTYLKKGTLITDLINYQDEESHQPILIEREGKLVAKWKKEFGEKPEIFSVLASDQFSSFVRFDIYDLNLDAIPVWKDLAISDAFIDYYTTQLSWGGLDYITGKQVPLTENHPSKIRYGGDMAKLISGNDTTNFTFRGRFSEKNQVATIGYETSQKGHNALKWLISKQGKIIDGRVFLTWGEKSVDNLPAVDESSDAIFAEDKETDSITTIDKTSQDFSKSFIKALQGYQQDLRHDQNIHIMILDSATPGRMGILYYRSMEQESYLERLKNWHNQTGWWHAAGWQNAFYGAPSLRTIAEAVHGKRASETLIKNTMTQLFSCVVDNRKMPFNIMQGLLKNASNPLSMELWEWRKTVEIACSVIKHYFYDLEEEYTVALNKEEKDRSYLFGRLLAVADKAEDLALFIQYGEKDKKKQDNDKEKNKDKKERTTNALRYMNAFSNHPVTTWKILQENLIPYYEKLEDKGNYYQNLINQIMTQFDIDDYTDRALTGKYLLGYSSQRIELNNKDKNKDKEEK
- the cas5c gene encoding type I-C CRISPR-associated protein Cas5c, whose product is MRNQISFLVEGEYALFTDPLTKMGGEKWTYPIPTYQALKGITESIYWKPTIIYYIDEVRIMNPIQMETKGIRLMKYNESNASDLAYYTYLKKPKYEVKVHFEFNKNRPDLKLDWNEDKHYQILKRSIKAGGRRDIFLGTRECQGYIEPIEFGREKGSYDEYEEEMNFNTMVHGLSYPDETGKEELLVRLWQPKMVRGIIKFPRPEACSLCRSLKSMNMKPFSIDTIESAELLARSLEEE